From the genome of Mustela erminea isolate mMusErm1 chromosome 3, mMusErm1.Pri, whole genome shotgun sequence:
tttctttctttctctctctctttctttctttctctctctttctttctttcttttctttctttcttcagtaaagtctatggagcttgaactcaccaccctgaaattGAGCTTCAtgctctaccaagtgagccagcaAGCGCCCCAAACCTTGTCTGCTCTAACTTATTCTCTCTCATACCCTTCATATCTAATTTGAAGGTGCATAAAAGCCAATAGGACAGAGGATTAAGGGGTTTAGGATTTATAAAAAGGAGAGTGATTTGATTTGTCTGGACACTCTGGAGTGGATGCTCTGTTACTCCTTTTTTATTATGTCCTTTCCCTCCCTGTGTTTGTGCTTTGGCTGTTTGTTTGGACAATACCCTTGCAGATGTTGGAATTGTTGCCTTTCCATAAATACTGTGTATACACTCTCAAATGACAACTCGGAAAATGCTGTCAACAAGACAGAGTTCACATTTGACTGTCTCACCACCAGATGGCACCTggacttattttctctctctctttctttctttttttttttttttttaagattttatttatttatttggcagacagagatcacaagcaggcagagagagaggaagaaacaggcttcctgctgagcagagagcccgatgtatggctcgatcccaggaccctgagatcatgacctgagccaaaggcagagcctttaacccactgagccacccaggtgcccctggacttaTTTTCAACACAAAAATTGCCTTCAGGTTTGTcttgaaactttatttttgtttctgaggGGAAAAACATTGGTATCATCATCTTTGGCTGAAATGAACACTGTGTACCACCATTTGGCCCGGGATTGTTCATTCGTATGAATGATAATAATTTGATAATAATTGGAATTGTTATGCATAACTACACACCGGCATGCCAGGTGTTTAGTTTGTCCCCTTGATGGATTTGCTTAATTTGTTTTGAATCTGATGAGTCATGAGAGCTTCTCTTTAAtggtgtctgtgtctgtctctcatgggaaaataaacagtatttcCATTCCCTTAGATCACTGCAGCAGAGTATATTTTCCAAAGACAGCCACAATAATATCCTTCCTCCCACATGCTGCTCTACAAAGTAATTTTGCCCCTGCCCCATCAATAGATAGAATCAAATTCCCCTTCCCTTGAATCTGGGTGGGGCTGTGATTCACAAGGAACCAAGAGGATGTAATAGTACATGAAGCCATTCTGTATAACTTCTGAGGCTATACAGCCTTACACTTCTTTGCTGGAAGATTTGCACTGAAGCTCTGAGCCACAAAGTAGGTGGTTGGACTGTCTAAAGCTGCCATGTTCTGCGGAAGTTCAAACCAGCTTGCTGAGAGAAGCCTAGACCGTATGAAGAGAAATGCCCACCACCACTCACTGATCCCAGGCCCACTCGGTTCCACCTTTGGCTCTCACTGGACTACTACTGCCTGAGAGACCACAGCCAGAAATGTTGTGACCCACAGATACAGAGAtcaaaaaattattgttattatgagTCATTAAGCTTggggtaattttttttagaatagatGAGtggatcattttattttgtaatttagtAACTTTTAACCTGAAGATACTATGTGGATTAATTTAATAAATCAGTATGTTGGGCATATATTCATATACTTATTCTGccaagtttctttctcttctttatgattttaatgttatattttgatGGACTTCAGTTAACCCactatattcattattatttaatcaATACTGAATATTCTGTGCAGTTATAACAAACTGATTAAACTGAGGTCCTTCAATAATTCAGTATCTTCCCAAGGACAGTTCGTCCTCACAGGGCAGATCAGAGTAATGTATAGTAGTTAAGAAAACCGTAACAAAAACCCACAAGCTCTCTTTCCCAACTTTATTTATTCAGGATATATATCCTAAATTTCATTCCTAATCGAAATCATGCTTTAGTTATATTAGGTGCTCCCTAGTGTACTCACAAGTATGAACCGTCATAGGAGCCCTCTGCATTTCTAACCTGAGTACTAAGCTCTTGGCATTTATGTTTTCACTCGGATGGTTTTCTCCCAAATATACCATTCCGATTTGAcataagaggaaacaaaagcacagaaaaaaaaatggtttagagTCACAGAGGGAGTTTCTGACATAGCTAAGACAGAATACCAATCTGAATTCAACACTTTATACACTCTGGTATACAATCAGTAACTCATTTCAAATGCTAGCACACTGTTAATCAATACCTCTGTAATGACTCATGTAAATAAATActagatttaaataaattcattgtaTTCAACTAATGAGAAGGATCCTGTGGCAAGAGGTTGAAGATCTAGGAGAGAGGAAAAATTCTGAGAAGAAAGTAGAGAAGGGGATCTGGCGAGGGATAAACCTGAAACAGTAAAAGGAATACAGTAAGAGGAATACGCCTCCATTGTAATAGGAGGAAAGGGTGAAGGCAGATAAGCTATTTTCTCTGTCAGGAAGGTGGTAGGCTGAGAGAGAGCCTGTGGTGGTATCTAAGTATCTTAAGAGCGGAGAATGGGAATCCAAAATAACCTAAATGAAGAGTGCCATGAGACCTGACTAAGGATACAAAAGAACATCCTGGCAGCACTGGGGATCAAGCTGTGTTTGGAAAGCAAGAATTTATAGTGGCAAATGGCACaggtatttttctccatttagcaTTTAGCAGCCCAGGAGTAAATGGTAGCCAAAATTAGACCAGAGTTAGTGTTTTGTCAAGCTTGAGTGATATATAGACCAGGGGCaagttaactgaacataatgatAGTTGCTAATATCTTTATGAGCCTAGTTGAATCCTATTTTTACCATttcttaaactgtattttttttaactccaatatagttaacacacagtgttatattaatttccagtgtataatacagtgattcatgAGCATAGATGAGTCTTAACATTATCTTGAAAGGGAAATTTCATGAGTTGGCCATTCCTTAGGTAGAAGAATACTTCATATAacctaataattatttataatcagTATATTAgttaccagggcacctgggtggctcagtgggttaaagcctccgcctttggctcagatcatgatcccagggtcctgggatcaagccccacatcgggctctctgctcagcagggagcctgcttcctcctctctgactgcttatgatctctgtctgtcaaataaataaaatattttaaaaaaaatttttttaagtatattagttatctattgctacataacaaattacATTAAACTGGGCTCTTAAAACAGTAAtaatcaagggcgcctgggtggctcagttggttggtcaGCTGCCTTCGGTttcagtcatgatcctagggtcctgggatcgagtcccacattaggctccttgctaagtgggcagtctgcttctccctctccctctacctactactctgcctgcttgtgcattctctgtctgtcaaacaaataaataaaattttttttaaaacagtaataggagctcctgggtggctgaatcGTTAAGTGTTTGcattcagctcagggcatgatcctggggtcctgggattaagccccgcatcgggctccctgctcagtgggaagcctgcttctccctctcttactccccctgcttgtgttcactcttttGCAGTGTCtccctccatcaaataaataaaatctttttgtaaaactaccaataattatttattatctcacacctTTTATATGGGTTAGCAATTTAAGCACTGGCTTAGTTAGGTGGTTCTGGCTGAGAATCTCTCAGGATTTTACATTCAAGAGGATGGCAAGTGTCACAGTCATTTGAATACTTGATTGGGAATGAAAGACATGCTTCCCAGATGGCAAGTTGTTGTTGACTGATGGGAGAAGGTCTCTGTTCTTAACCATGAGGGTATCTCTAGACTGTTCGTATGTTCTCATGACATGACAGATGGCTTTTGCCAGATCCAGTGACAGAAGAGAGCAGCAGTAAAGTTGCAAAGTCTTTTATGTTCTAGCCTCAGAAGTCATACACCATTATTTCTACAATATTCCACTAGTTACACATGTCACCACAAATAATGTAGGAGTAGACTATACACGGACATAAATACCAGGAGGTAAGGATCATTATGAGCCATATTGGAGGCTGGCTTACCACAAGTGAGTAATAGTACTTGGATTTCTATAGTATTAACCCTTGAAGATGTTATAAATAAcactgtgttgtttttttttgtttgtttgtttgtttttaaagattttatttatttaattgacagagatcacaagtaggcagagaggcaggcagagagagaggaggaagcaggctccctgctgagcagaaagcccgatgtggggctcgatcccaggagcctgggatcatgacccgagccaaaggcagaggcctaacccactgagccacccaggcaccccaataacactgtgttaataaaaactttttaaaaagtaatagctGAGAAGAATACTGtgttataaataatatgaaaataacataggggcacctgggtgactcaattggctaggcatctgccttcaactcagatcatggtcctggagacttgggattgaaccccacatcaggctctgtgctcagtgggtagcctgcttctctctctctccctgcctgcctctctgcctacttgtgatctccgtcaaataaataaataacatctttttttttttttttaagatgttatttatttatcagagagagagacacagcaagagagggaacacaagcagggggagtgagagagggagaagcaggcttcccgctgagcaaggagcctaatatggggcttcatcccaggaccctgggatcatgacctgagccaaaggtagacacttaacgactgagccacccaggcaccccaataaataaaatcttaaaaaaaaaaaaaaacccttatccAAGCCATTACCTAATGGTCAATTACCTGCTTACCTAATATGTTCTTCCTTCGCTTCTCAACTCATTGAATCTGATTTGAGAAGTACTTGGGCTTACAGCATATTTGTGAAGCTCTATTAAGAAAATACCAAATCTtcgtggctcaggtggttgagggtctgctttcagctcaggtcttgataccGGGGgccctggggttgagtcccacagcaggcttcctgctcttcagggagcctgcttctccctttgcttctgcttccgcctctctcgctcatgaataaataaataaaacctttttaaaaagaaaaaataccaaatcTTCAAGCAATAAAGAAATCCTTAAACTGTGATTCACCTTACTGTGTTTGATAGTGTATCCAACATAGTATTTGGAGAAACTGGTTGACTAATCCTGCCTTCACAATATTAAAACTGACATCAAAATGATGACTATAAAAGAAAGGCCAACAGGCCATATATCTTCTGTTTTAAAAGCAGcccatgcaggggcacctggttgagcaaccaacttttggttttggcttaggtcatgatctcagggtcctgggaccgagctccACGTCAGGATCTGTGttaagtgtggagtctgctggagattatctccttctgttcttcctctgctcatgctctcattctttaaaataaaaataaatagcttttcccccgccccccccccagccccttgcCAGCCCCGCGGTCCCACGGCGCCAGGtcgcccccagccccctccctcctcccaacctCTCTCGGTCCCACCCTCTGTAGCTTTGTGCCCGCAGCGTCGAGCCGCTTCCCCCATCAGGCGCGCCGCGGGAGGTGGGAGCCGCCACCGAGAAGCTGCCGCTCGCAGCCCCGGGCAGGGGCACAGTTGCAACCAACGCAATGTCTTACTACCTCAACTCAGAAAACCACCTGGACCCAGGACCCATCTATGTACGAGAAAATGGTCAGCTGCACATGGTCAATCTGTCTTTGGATGGTGTCAGGAGTAGCCTGCAGAAGCCAAGGCCTTTCAGACTATTTCCCAAAGGCTTCTCTGTGGAGCTTTGCATGAACAGAGAAGATGATACTGCACAGAAAGAGAAGACTGATCATTTCATCTTCACATATACCCGAGAGGGGAATCTTCGGTACTCTGCCAAATCTCTCTTCAGCCTCGTCCTGGGCTTTATCTCCGACAATGTTGATCACGTTGATTCCCTTATTGGCTTTCCTGAGCAGATTGCTGAAAAGCTGTTCTCTGCTGCAGAAGCCAGACAGAAATTCACAGAGCCAGGTGCGGGGCTGAGGGCTTTACAGAAATTCACAGAGGCCTATGGAAGTCTGGTACTTTGCTCCCTATGTTTGCGAAACAGATACCTGGTGATTTCAGAAAAGCTTGAGGAAATTAAGTCTTTCCGGGAGCTGACCTGCCTGGATCTTTCCTGTTGCAAGCTTGGAGATGAGCATGAACTTCTAGAACATCTCACTAATGAGGCACTGTCTAGTGTAACTCAGCTCCACCTGAAGGATAATTGTTTATCTGATGCCGGTGTGCGGAAAATGACAGCACCAGTTCGAGTGATGAAAAGAGGCCTTGAAAATCTAAcattattaggggcgcctgggtggctcagtgggttaagccgctgccttcggctcaggtcatgatctcagggtcctgggatcgagccccgcatcgggctctctgctccgcagggagcctgcttccctctctctctctctctctctctgcctgcctctctgcctacttgtgatttctgtctgtcaaataaataaataaataaaaactttaaaaaaaaaaaaaaaagaaaatctaacattATTAGACTTATCttgtaaccctgagatcacagatGCGGGAATTGGATACCTCTTCTCTTTTAGAAAACTAAACTGCTTAGATATTTCTGGGACAGGGCTCAAGATTGTTCTGCAGTGGGAACGTGTGACTTCAGAAGCTGTGAAGCCACGAGAAACCGGGGAGCCTCGAACAGCAGCTCAGCACTTCTATGGCAAGCGGGCTCGGACAGAAGCCCCCGTTAAGTGTCCCCTGGCAGACACCCCCGTGAACTCTTCTGAGAAACTCCAGTTCTATAAAGAGAAAGCCCCAGACTGCCATGCACCATTGTTAAAGCGGGAAGCTGTCTCGAGCCAGGAGTCAAAGAGCAAGAAGAGAGCTTTTGAAGAGCCAGAGAAGGACCAGAGCAACTCTTCGCAGTCTTCAAAGCAGAAATACGTGTGTCTTGCTGTGGAAGACTGGGACTTGTTAAATTCCTACTGATTGGTAGACAGGAGTTGACCTCTTTCCCCCGACTCTAATGTATGAGGAAAGGGGGCTGATGGTGTTTTCCCTTTTGTTTGCCTTTACCTATGGTATTAGCATAGCAAGCGGATATTTCTACttttgtggtgggggaggggaatgctATGGAAGTATGTAATAATTTCTAATGTATATTTTCAATACAtagtaattttttcaaataaacatttttgctgtccttaaaaaataaataaataaataaataaataaataaataaataaaatcttaaaaaaaaaaaaaaaagcaggtcgcctgggtggctcagtgggttaagcctctgccttctgctcaggtcatgatctcagggtcctgggatcgaatcccacatcaggctctctgctcagcagggagcctgcttcccacccccctctctctgcctgcctctctgcctacttgtgatctctctccgtcaaataaacaaataaaatcttaaaaaaaaaaaaaaatgcagcccatgcaagtaaaaaaaaaataaacaagaaataaaataaaataaaaacagcacaggatatttttttgtttaaagtaatccctacatccagtgtggggttcaaactcacaacctggagatcaagagtatcatgctttaccaactgagctagtcaggcacccctgcaactcttgagaagaaagataaaatcatttaAGGTTTGGAAATACCTTTTTAGCCAAGCCTCCCGAGTAAAAATAACTGTGCATTAGCGGAtgtccctcttctttctctccttcatcccCACTCCAGATCACCTTCAAATAACCTGAAGTTGAAAGGAATACCTCATGATATTGTTTGGTGTTCTGCTGATACCGATACCCACATGCCCAAAGGAATGGGCAAACTTTGCAGATCGAAAAATCCAGcatctaggggctcctgggtggctccagtcagattagtgtctgcttttggctcaggtcatgatctcagggtcctgggattcagcccatgtgccaccccccacctccacacagcaggtagtctgcttctccctctccctctgctcctaccccccaTGCTaaatctctctaataaataaacaaaatctttttttaaaaattcagtatttgggggcacctgggtggttcagagtgttgggcctctgccttcggctggggtcatgatctcagggcccagggatcgagtcccacatcgggctctctgctcagaggggagcctgcttcctcctctctctctctctgcctgcctctctgcctgcttgtgatctctgtctgtcaaataaataaaaataacatctttaaaaattcagtatttgggatgcctgggtggctcagtgggttaagctgctgccttcagcttgggtcatgatcccagggtcctgggatcgagtcccacatcgggctccttgctcggcggggagcctgcctctctctctgcctctgcctgcctctctgcctgcttgtgtgctttctctctctctctttctgacaaataaataaaatcttttaaaaaaacaaaaaaaataaaaattcagtatttatcATCTATCAGCTACATTTTATTAAGACACTTGCATATTAAAAGATGTTTGgggatttataaaaacaaaaattaaaattattgtacTAAAATATGCcaagtgctggggtgcctggctggctcagttggaggagcatgatactctcaatctcagggttatgagtttgagcccacattgggcatagagtttaatttaaaaataaaaacagattcaataaacaataattaaaagTGCCAAATTCTGGATTAAGTATTTTAGTTTGCCTAGATATCCCATTGAATTCATGTAATATTCCTGGCATAGAtactatacatattttttgaatgaagaaaataagagtaaataatTTGCTTAAGGTCCCACATTAAATGGCAGAGCTTGAATTTGAACCCAAAGCCAGACTGTGTCAGTCTGCCAAATTGCCCAGATGCGTTATTCTCATTTACTTCTCAGGACAGCCCCATTTCTGAGGCTTGGAAAGATGAAGCAACAACTTGAGAAAGGTCGCACCAGTGAGAGACTGTGCAGGTCCTTCTCTAAATCCCACGCGTCTTGCTACCAAGATAGAAAGGAGCACatagtataaatattaaattacaaaGAAGAACCAAATAGACAACTGAAATAGGCGGCGAGTGCCCTGGACACTTCAGGAGGGCCCAACAGAACTACAAGAAACCAGGGTTCAAACATGTCACAAAGGCCAAATCAACAATATCCAGCTTCATGCAAATACAATGTAACAAAAGtgctactttgtcaaatgccaaGAAAAGAACCAGTCTTGATCCAAATGTTTCTGCTCCCATTGGAAGGCTGCAAAGCTGCTGTGGGGGGAACAAATCTCAGGCTGGATGCAGCATTTCAAACTAGGGCTGTTATgaatcatttgctttctttccttatcccatctttctttaaatattctttgtttccaaaaaaaaattaacatcataAAGTCATTGTAAGGATTCTTTCAagcagttaaatattttataaaatagcaatTTCAGAAAATACACCCTAAAATTCAAAACAGAGCACAGAGCTTCCCCAAAGTGTCTCAAAAGAGCTTTTGCTGAGTGTGGAACATCCTGTAATACCAAAACACAAGGAAGCTGGCAAAGAACACTACGGTTATGACAAAATGAATAAGGAGCCAGTCTAGCTTCCACCAGCCAAAGATGGAACAGTCTGAGTATGAGACTGGATAACTGCAATAGATAGAGAGACATCACATATGTTAAAATCAAGTAAATTCAATAGATAGAGATATAGCACAtacattaaaaacttttaattaattacCTTTGAAAGATGCTAGAGAACCCAACTCATTCTGAAAACTggtaggaaaaggaaagaatcgGGCGTTTATGTGCCTTTCTTGCACAAAGTTTTTATCAGGGTCACCACTTATTTGATGAAGGGAAGTTTTTCTATATAGAAATATGTAAGCTAGTGAATAaacaagagaatttaaaattgcCATTTTGCAGCCCTTAATGAAGTAATGAAACTAGACTAAGATCAGCAAAGGctactgtgatggttaattttatgtgtcatcttGACTGGACTAAAGGATGCCTAGAGAACTGGTAAAATATTATCTCTGGGCATGTCTgtaagggtgtttctggaagagattagcgcTGAAATTAGCAGACAGAGTAAAGAAGATTGCCCTCACCGATGCaagtgggcctcatccaatctgttgagggtcttcataaaacaaaaatgtgcaGTCAGGGCAAATCTGCTTTTTTGCTCGAGGTGGGACattcatcttctcttttcctcagacGTTGGTGCTTTTAGCGCTCAAACTTTCAGGCTTGAACTGGGACTTAAATCATCGGTCCACCAATTCTTGGGCATTTCAACTGGGACTTAACACCACTGGatcccctggttctcaggctttggactcatttttattatttttatttggactCAAATTTTATCACCAGTTTTTCTGGTTCTCTGACTTGCAGTGACAGATCATGGGATTTCTAGGCCTCCTGAATCTCATGAGCCATGCCTATAAAAATCAcccagccttccttccttctttcctttcttgcttgcttgctttctctc
Proteins encoded in this window:
- the LOC116586555 gene encoding leucine-rich repeat-containing protein 42-like; this translates as MSYYLNSENHLDPGPIYVRENGQLHMVNLSLDGVRSSLQKPRPFRLFPKGFSVELCMNREDDTAQKEKTDHFIFTYTREGNLRYSAKSLFSLVLGFISDNVDHVDSLIGFPEQIAEKLFSAAEARQKFTEPGAGLRALQKFTEAYGSLVLCSLCLRNRYLVISEKLEEIKSFRELTCLDLSCCKLGDEHELLEHLTNEALSSVTQLHLKDNCLSDAGVRKMTAPVRVMKRGLENLTLLDLSCNPEITDAGIGYLFSFRKLNCLDISGTGLKIVLQWERVTSEAVKPRETGEPRTAAQHFYGKRARTEAPVKCPLADTPVNSSEKLQFYKEKAPDCHAPLLKREAVSSQESKSKKRAFEEPEKDQSNSSQSSKQKYVCLAVEDWDLLNSY